A region of Arabidopsis thaliana chromosome 5, partial sequence DNA encodes the following proteins:
- a CDS encoding Plant calmodulin-binding protein-like protein (Plant calmodulin-binding protein-related; CONTAINS InterPro DOMAIN/s: Calmodulin-binding protein, plant (InterPro:IPR012417); BEST Arabidopsis thaliana protein match is: Plant calmodulin-binding protein-related (TAIR:AT5G61260.1); Has 1807 Blast hits to 1807 proteins in 277 species: Archae - 0; Bacteria - 0; Metazoa - 736; Fungi - 347; Plants - 385; Viruses - 0; Other Eukaryotes - 339 (source: NCBI BLink).) translates to MSEENISQVDDKCCLDDANPMEISVETIPVVDEEVQGDDDVLHPAAETNHASLKRYSTRVLDKKTGKAQVQTRYRGNQTSSTHDLCKHGKRREEDLVIKPWKVAKKKNVDSGDLGKGETLRKSLGNVSKPDKSSLQAAKREAAGEVVKSCDGLHVKKSETKSTSPSVSPVVRTVKKTNLVVNKASRISQNKSPKEDLSKNLKNKEKGKIVEPVRCDDVLEKTDLEVKKVSRISENKSSKEDTLKNKEKAKIDEPVRCDDVLEKTSLDAQKVSRISENKNSKEERLKNLKNKEKTNIDEPVRPDDAVEKTLYVVESSVEKKKKKMSTKSVKISETQQSSEKKIIRSTGKKSLSLLPSLPPPSEVVTGSDPRPIRQTTSRSKTSLPEKKQSGSANLVTNPKPESKIRPKRIGLKVTPPPPPTKQQMNFKKGKVLEPKPEDSTTTSIKFKKIVVQEPKLRTSDVNKKKKSLKDKREGVGKINGEGKREKVVLRHRKVEVKKKLQTLFNNVIEETVNKLEEVRKSKVKALVGAFETVISLQDNNRTSQKKKIQSKSTSSQVVEGC, encoded by the coding sequence ATGTCTGAGGAGAATATTTCACAAGTTGATGACAAGTGTTGTTTGGATGATGCAAACCCAATGGAGATATCTGTGGAAACTATCCCTGTAGTGGATGAGGAAGTtcaaggagatgatgatgttcttCATCCAGCTGCAGAGACCAATCATGCGAGTTTGAAGCGGTATTCAACACGAGTTTTAGATAAAAAGACAGGCAAAGCTCAGGTTCAAACCCGTTACCGTGGGAACCAAACGAGTTCTACTCATGATCTATGTAAACATGGGAAGAGGCGTGAGGAAGATTTGGTGATCAAACCATGGAAGGTGGctaagaaaaagaatgttgACAGTGGAGATTTGGGGAAGGGTGAGACTTTGAGGAAGTCCTTGGGGAATGTTTCTAAACCGGACAAGTCATCATTGCAGGCTGCAAAGAGAGAAGCTGCTGGTGAGGTTGTCAAATCTTGTGATGGTTTACACGTTAAGAAGAGTGAAACCAAGAGTACTAGTCCGAGTGTTTCACCTGTTGTGAGAACGGTCAAGAAGACTAATCTTGTTGTAAATAAGGCTTCAAGGATCAGCCAGAACAAAAGTCCTAAAGAGGATCTTTCGAAGAAtttgaagaacaaagagaaggGGAAGATTGTTGAACCGGTTAGATGTGATGATGTATTAGAGAAGACAGATCTTGAAGTTAAGAAGGTTTCAAGGATCAGTGAGAACAAGAGTTCTAAAGAGGATACTctgaagaacaaagagaaggCGAAGATCGATGAGCCAGTTAGATGTGATGATGTATTGGAGAAAACGAGTCTTGATGCTCAGAAGGTTTCAAGGATCAGCGAGAACAAGAATTCTAAAGAGGAACGTTTAAAGAATctgaagaacaaagagaagacGAACATTGATGAACCGGTTAGACCTGATGATGCGGTGGAGAAGACATTGTATGTTGTTGAATCTAgtgttgagaagaagaagaagaagatgagcacCAAAAGTGTTAAGATCAGTGAGACTCAGCAATCTTCTGAGAAGAAAATCATAAGAAGCACCGGCAAGAAAAGTCTTAGCTTATTACCATCTTTGCCTCCACCCTCAGAGGTGGTTACAGGGTCAGATCCTAGGCCAATAAGACAGACTACTTCCAGGTCCAAGACTAGTTTGCctgagaagaaacagagtggTTCTGCTAATCTTGTTACTAATCCGAAACCCGAAAGCAAGATTAGACCGAAAAGGATTGGTTTAAAGGTTactccacctcctcctccaacAAAGCAGCAAATGAATTTCAAGAAAGGGAAAGTTCTTGAACCAAAACCAGAAGATTCCACTACAACATCGATCAAATTCAAGAAGATAGTTGTTCAAGAACCAAAACTCAGAACAAGTGAtgtgaacaaaaagaagaagagcctGAAAGATAAAAGAGAAGGTGTTGGGAAGATTAACGGTGAAGGTAAACGAGAGAAAGTTGTTCTGAGACACAGAAAAGtggaagtgaagaagaaattgcAGACACTTTTCAATAATGTGATTGAAGAGACTGTGAATAAGCTTGAAGAAGTGAGGAAAAGTAAAGTTAAAGCATTGGTTGGTGCTTTTGAAACTGTTATCTCTCTTCAAGATAACAACAGAACatctcagaagaagaagattcagagCAAATCCACATCTTCACAAGTCGTTGAAGGCTGCTAA
- the GUS2 gene encoding glucuronidase 2 (glucuronidase 2 (GUS2); FUNCTIONS IN: beta-glucuronidase activity; LOCATED IN: cell wall, plant-type cell wall; EXPRESSED IN: 22 plant structures; EXPRESSED DURING: 13 growth stages; CONTAINS InterPro DOMAIN/s: Glycoside hydrolase family 79, N-terminal (InterPro:IPR005199); BEST Arabidopsis thaliana protein match is: glucuronidase 1 (TAIR:AT5G61250.1); Has 380 Blast hits to 370 proteins in 68 species: Archae - 0; Bacteria - 29; Metazoa - 190; Fungi - 0; Plants - 134; Viruses - 0; Other Eukaryotes - 27 (source: NCBI BLink).), whose translation MGFRVCVIVVFLGCLLLVPEKTMAQEMKRASIVIQGARRVCETDENFVCATLDWWPHDKCNYDQCPWGYSSVINMDLTRPLLTKAIKAFKPLRIRIGGSLQDQVIYDVGNLKTPCRPFQKMNSGLFGFSKGCLHMKRWDELNSFLTATGAVVTFGLNALRGRHKLRGKAWGGAWDHINTQDFLNYTVSKGYVIDSWEFGNELSGSGVGASVSAELYGKDLIVLKDVINKVYKNSWLHKPILVAPGGFYEQQWYTKLLEISGPSVVDVVTHHIYNLGSGNDPALVKKIMDPSYLSQVSKTFKDVNQTIQEHGPWASPWVGESGGAYNSGGRHVSDTFIDSFWYLDQLGMSARHNTKVYCRQTLVGGFYGLLEKGTFVPNPDYYSALLWHRLMGKGVLAVQTDGPPQLRVYAHCSKGRAGVTLLLINLSNQSDFTVSVSNGINVVLNAESRKKKSLLDTLKRPFSWIGSKASDGYLNREEYHLTPENGVLRSKTMVLNGKSLKPTATGDIPSLEPVLRSVNSPLNVLPLSMSFIVLPNFDASACS comes from the exons ATGGGCTTCAGAGTTTGTGTTATTGTCGTCTTCTTGGGTTGTCTTCTTCTAGTCCCTGAGAAAACAATGGCTCAAGAAATGAAACGTGCATCGATCGTTATCCAAGGAGCTCGACGAGTTTGTGAGACCGATGAGAACTTTGTCTGTGCGACATTGGACTGGTGGCCTCATGACAAGTGCAACTATGACCAATGTCCTTGGGGTTACTCTTCAGTTATCAATATG GATTTAACGCGTCCCCTTCTTACTAAAGCTATTAAAG CTTTCAAGCCGTTGAGGATAAGAATTGGTGGTTCGCTGCAAGATCAAGTTATTTACGACGTAGGAAATCTCAAAACTCCTTGCCGTCCATTCCAAAAAATGAACAGCGGTTTGTTTGGATTCTCTAAAGGATGCTTGCACATGAAACGATGGGACGAGCTCAACAGTTTCCTAACCGCAACCGG AGCGGTAGTGACATTCGGTTTAAACGCTTTGCGTGGGAGACACAAACTCCGCGGAAAGGCGTGGGGTGGTGCATGGGATCACATAAACACTCAAGATTTCTTAAACTACACAGTCTCGAAGGGTTACGTTATTGATTCTTGGGAATTCG GAAACGAGCTGAGTGGAAGCGGAGTTGGTGCGAGCGTGAGCGCAGAGCTTTACGGGAAAGACTTGATTGTACTTAAAGATGTAATCaacaaagtttataaaaattctTGGTTACACAAGCCTATACTTGTCGCTCCTGGAGGGTTCTATGAACAACAATGGTACACCAAACTTCTTGAAATTTCCGGTCCTAGTGTTGTCGACGTTGTGACTCATCATATATACAATCTTGGTTCAG GAAATGATCCCGCGctggtgaagaagataatggaTCCGAGTTATTTAAGCCAGGTATCAAAAACATTCAAGGACGTGAACCAGACGATTCAAGAACATGGACCGTGGGCTTCTCCTTGGGTTGGAGAATCTGGTGGAGCTTACAATAGTGGTGGCCGTCATGTTTCTGACACATTCATAGATAGCTTCtg GTATCTAGATCAGCTTGGAATGTCAGCGAGACACAACACTAAAGTTTACTGCAGACAGACTTTGGTTGGAGGGTTTTACGGCTTGCTCGAAAAGGGAACGTTTGTTCCAAATCCTGATTACTATAG CGCGCTGCTTTGGCATCGTTTAATGGGAAAAGGGGTTCTTGCGGTGCAGACAGATGGACCGCCACAGCTACGGGTTTACGCACATTGTTCAAAAGGAAGA gCCGGTGTGACATTGCTACTGATAAATCTAAGCAATCAATCGGATTTTACGGTTAGTGTCAGCAATGGCATAAACGTGGTTTTGAATGCGGaatcaaggaagaagaagtcatTGTTGGATACTTTAAAAAGACCATTTTCTTGGATTGGAAGCAAAGCTTCTGATGGATATTTGAATAGAGAAGAGTATCATCTGACACCAGAAAACGGTGTGTTGCGCAGCAAAACAATGGTCTTGAATGGTAAATCGTTAAAACCGACGGCAACAGGAGATATCCCGAGCCTTGAACCGGTCCTCCGTAGTGTGAACTCTCCGCTTAATGTCTTGCCATTGTCGATGTCGTTCATTGTGTTACCTAATTTTGATGCTTCTGCTTGTTCATGA
- the PIA1 gene encoding Ankyrin repeat family protein (Ankyrin repeat family protein; CONTAINS InterPro DOMAIN/s: Ankyrin repeat-containing domain (InterPro:IPR020683), Ankyrin repeat (InterPro:IPR002110); BEST Arabidopsis thaliana protein match is: Ankyrin repeat family protein (TAIR:AT5G61230.1); Has 30201 Blast hits to 17322 proteins in 780 species: Archae - 12; Bacteria - 1396; Metazoa - 17338; Fungi - 3422; Plants - 5037; Viruses - 0; Other Eukaryotes - 2996 (source: NCBI BLink).), with translation MLQEQPVALSFRPNSFRRRSMETGVDRDDRGWTQLHIKAREGDLKAVKELLDQGADVNALACGPKSKGMTPLHLAAKGGHIEVMDLLLERGANMEARTSGACGWTPLHAAAKERKREAVKFLVGNGAFLPDDITDSRFNPPVQYCHGLEWAYEERKKLSEDTSLSCGDTSCSSAN, from the coding sequence ATGCTCCAAGAGCAGCCGGTTGCGTTGTCCTTTCGGCCTAACTCATTTAGGCGCCGGTCCATGGAAACGGGTGTTGACAGAGATGACAGGGGGTGGACTCAGCTTCACATCAAAGCTCGTGAAGGCGATCTCAAAGCTGTTAAAGAGCTCCTTGACCAAGGAGCAGACGTGAACGCTCTAGCTTGTGGACCTAAATCAAAAGGAATGACTCCTCTTCACCTTGCTGCCAAAGGAGGTCACATCGAAGTTATGGACTTGCTTCTTGAACGTGGAGCCAACATGGAAGCTAGAACCTCTGGTGCTTGTGGCTGGACTCCTCTCCATGCTGCAGCTAAAGAACGGAAAAGAGAAGCTGTCAAGTTTCTTGTGGGGAACGGTGCTTTCTTACCTGATGATATAACCGACAGTAGGTTCAACCCGCCGGTTCAGTACTGTCACGGCTTGGAATGGGCTTatgaagagaggaagaaactCAGTGAAGATACTTCTTTATCTTGTGGAGACACTTCTTGCAGTTCTGCGAATTGA
- a CDS encoding HXXXD-type acyl-transferase family protein (HXXXD-type acyl-transferase family protein; FUNCTIONS IN: transferase activity, transferring acyl groups other than amino-acyl groups, transferase activity; INVOLVED IN: biological_process unknown; LOCATED IN: cellular_component unknown; CONTAINS InterPro DOMAIN/s: Transferase (InterPro:IPR003480); BEST Arabidopsis thaliana protein match is: HXXXD-type acyl-transferase family protein (TAIR:AT5G07870.1); Has 1807 Blast hits to 1807 proteins in 277 species: Archae - 0; Bacteria - 0; Metazoa - 736; Fungi - 347; Plants - 385; Viruses - 0; Other Eukaryotes - 339 (source: NCBI BLink).) — MDSTSSEVKIVSQCFVKPKTIPEKWKEPYHLSPLDLVMLSMHYLQNGLLFLKSDDATKTKDFMETWLQKLRDSLAETLVHFYPLAGRLSTLKTDNPRSYSVFVDCNDSPGAGFIHAKSDLSVRDIVGSNYVPLVVQSFFDHHKAVSHDGHTMSLFSVKVTELVDGVFIGFSLNHAVGDGGSLWHFFNSLSEIFNAQETDNLLLKNPPVLSRWFPKGYGPVYNLPFTHSDEFISRFESPVLKERIFHFSSETITSLKSKANEESRTTTISSFQALAAFMWRCITRARNLPYDHEIRCSLAANNGTKLDPPLSLSYLGNCLSAVKSKTVTSGELLENDLGWAALKMHEAVIGNTSEVVSETIKNWLKSSYVFHLEKLLGAMVVHIGSSPRFKMYECEFGMGKAVAVRSGYGGKFDGKISAYAGREGGGTIDLEVCLLPEFMEALESDQEFMSVVSSSS; from the exons ATGGATTCTACTTCATCGGAAGTAAAAATCGTTTCTCAATGCTTTgttaaacccaaaaccatcCCTGAAAAATGGAAAGAGCCATACCATTTATCACCGTTGGATCTTGTGATGCTCTCTATGCATTACCTCCAAAATggtcttctctttctcaaatcTGATGatgcaaccaaaacaaaagatttcatGGAGACTTGGCTACAAAAGCTTAGAGATTCTCTAGCTGAAACCCTTGTCCATTTTTATCCGCTCGCGGGTCGTCTCTCGACTTTAAAAACCGATAATCCGAGATCCTACTCTGTGTTTGTGGATTGTAATGACAGTCCCGGAGCTGGATTTATCCATGCCAAATCGGATCTAAGTGTAAGAGATATTGTTGGATCCAACTATGTTCCTTTGGTTGTTCAATCTTTCTTTGACCACCATAAAGCCGTGAGCCATGATGGTCACACCATGAGTCTCTTCTCAGTCAAG GTAACAGAATTGGTAGATGGAGTGTTCATTGGATTTTCATTGAATCACGCTGTGGGAGATGGAGGTTCCTTGTGGCATTTTTTCAACTCTTTGTCGGAGATTTTCAATGCACAAGAAACCGATAACTTGCTTCTCAAGAATCCTCCAGTCCTTTCACGTTGGTTTCCTAAAGGGTACGGTCCTGTGTACAACCTTCCTTTCACTCACTCTGATGAATTCATTAGCCGATTCGAATCACCGGTCTTGAAGGAGAGAATATTCCATTTCTCGTCTGAAACAATAACATCATTGAAATCAAAGGCTAATGAAGAAAgcagaacaacaacaatttcttcttttcaagcGTTAGCCGCATTTATGTGGAGATGCATTACAAGAGCAAGAAACTTACCTTATGATCATGAAATTCGTTGTAGCCTTGCCGCTAACAATGGAACAAAATTGGATCCACCATTGTCTTTGAGCTATCTTGGTAATTGTCTTTCTGCTGTAAAGTCCAAGACCGTTACATCCGGTGAGCTACTAGAAAATGATTTGGGATGGGCTGCTTTGAAAATGCATGAAGCTGTGATTGGAAACACTAGTGAAGTGGTCTCGGAGACAATCAAAAACTGGTTGAAATCATCTTATGTTTTCCATTTAGAAAAACTTTTGGGAGCGATGGTGGTTCACATTGGAAGCTCTCCGAGGTTTAAGATGTATGAATGCGAGTTTGGGATGGGAAAAGCGGTTGCGGTTAGAAGCGGTTATGGCGGTAAGTTTGATGGGAAGATATCAGCATATGCaggaagagaaggaggaggaaccATAGATTTGGAAGTATGTCTTCTTCCAGAGTTTATGGAAGCTTTGGAATCAGATCAAGAATTCATGTCcgttgtctcttcttcttcttga
- a CDS encoding HXXXD-type acyl-transferase family protein (HXXXD-type acyl-transferase family protein; FUNCTIONS IN: transferase activity, transferring acyl groups other than amino-acyl groups, transferase activity; INVOLVED IN: biological_process unknown; LOCATED IN: cellular_component unknown; EXPRESSED IN: 20 plant structures; EXPRESSED DURING: 13 growth stages; CONTAINS InterPro DOMAIN/s: Transferase (InterPro:IPR003480); BEST Arabidopsis thaliana protein match is: HXXXD-type acyl-transferase family protein (TAIR:AT5G07870.1); Has 2502 Blast hits to 2496 proteins in 153 species: Archae - 0; Bacteria - 0; Metazoa - 0; Fungi - 108; Plants - 2386; Viruses - 0; Other Eukaryotes - 8 (source: NCBI BLink).), which yields MDSSPSEVKIISKCFVKPKTIPEKWKEPYHFSPMDHVILSIHYIQKGLLFLKPSFSESVTPKEFMETLLQKLKDSLAIALVHFYPLAGRISTLKTNDSRSHSVFVDCNNSPAGFIHAESDLSVSDILGSKYVPLVVQSFFDHHKALSRDGDTMTLLSVKVTELVDGVFIGLSMNHSLGDGSSFWHFFNSLSEIFNSQEDNNKFLCLKNPPIFREVSGPMYSLPFSEPDESISQSERPVLKERMFHFSSETVRSLKSKANEECGTTKISSLQSLTALIWRSITRARKLPNDQETTCRLAAGNRSRMNPPLPMNHFGNYISLVIATTTTGDLLENEFGCAALKLHQAVTEHTGEKISADMDRWLKAHLKLDGFFSPNIVHMGSSPRFNKYGSEFGMGKAVAVRSGYGGKYDGKVSAYPGREGGASIDLEVCLPPECMEALELDQEFMSLVSSSSSS from the exons ATGGATTCCTCTCCATCAGAAGTAAAGATTATCTCAAAATGCTTCgtcaaacccaaaaccatacCTGAAAAATGGAAAGAGCCATACCATTTTTCACCAATGGATCATGTAATACTCTCAATCCATTACATCCAAAAGggtcttctctttctcaaaccATCGTTTTCTGAATCTGTCACACCAAAAGAGTTCATGGAGACTTTGCTGCAGAAGCTTAAAGACTCTCTAGCCATAGCACTTGTCCATTTCTATCCGCTTGCAGGTCGCATCTCGACTTTGAAAACCAACGACTCAAGATCTCACTCGGTGTTTGTGGATTGTAATAACAGTCCTGCTGGATTTATCCATGCTGAATCAGATCTAAGTGTATCAGACATTCTTGGTTCCAAATATGTTCCTTTGGTTGTTCAATCTTTCTTTGACCATCACAAAGCATTGAGTCGTGATGGTGACACCATGACTCTCTTATCAGTCAAG GTAACAGAATTGGTAGATGGAGTGTTCATAGGATTGTCTATGAATCATTCGCTTGGAGATGGAAGTTCCTTCTGGCACTTCTTCAACTCTTTGTCCGAGATTTTCAATTCTCAAGAAGATAACAACAAGTTTCTCTGTCTGAAGAATCCTCCAATCTTTCGTGAAGTGTCCGGTCCTATGTACAGCCTTCCCTTCAGTGAACCTGATGAGTCCATTAGTCAATCAGAACGTCCGGTTTTGAAGGAGAGAATGTTCCATTTCTCATCAGAAACAGTGAGATCACTAAAATCAAAGGCGAATGAAGAATGCGGAACAACAAAGATATCTTCTTTGCAGTCGCTGACTGCATTGATATGGAGAAGCATTACAAGAGCAAGAAAACTACCAAATGATCAAGAAACTACTTGCAGGCTTGCTGCTGGCAATAGATCAAGAATGAATCCACCATTGCCGATGAATCACTTTGGAAATTACATCTCTCTTGTGATAGCTACTACTACAACTGGTGATCTATTGGAGAATGAGTTTGGATGTGCTGCTTTGAAACTGCATCAAGCTGTAACCGAACACACTGGCGAAAAGATCTCTGCCGACATGGACCGTTGGTTGAAGGCTCATTTGAAACTAGATGGATTTTTCAGTCCAAATATTGTTCACATGGGAAGCTCTCCGAGGTTTAACAAGTACGGAAGCGAGTTTGGGATGGGGAAAGCAGTGGCGGTTAGAAGCGGTTATGGTGGTAAGTATGACGGGAAGGTATCAGCTTATCCAGGGAGAGAAGGAGGAGCAAGCATAGATTTGGAAGTATGTCTACCTCCAGAGTGTATGGAAGCTTTGGAATTAGATCAAGAGTTTATGtctcttgtctcttcttcttcttcttcttga
- a CDS encoding HXXXD-type acyl-transferase family protein (HXXXD-type acyl-transferase family protein; FUNCTIONS IN: transferase activity, transferring acyl groups other than amino-acyl groups, transferase activity; INVOLVED IN: biological_process unknown; LOCATED IN: cellular_component unknown; EXPRESSED IN: 20 plant structures; EXPRESSED DURING: 12 growth stages; CONTAINS InterPro DOMAIN/s: Transferase (InterPro:IPR003480); BEST Arabidopsis thaliana protein match is: HXXXD-type acyl-transferase family protein (TAIR:AT5G07860.1); Has 2450 Blast hits to 2444 proteins in 162 species: Archae - 0; Bacteria - 0; Metazoa - 0; Fungi - 125; Plants - 2319; Viruses - 0; Other Eukaryotes - 6 (source: NCBI BLink).), with protein MDSSSSEVRIISKCFVKPKTIPQKWKEPYHFSPTDHIMLSIHYIQKGLLFLKPSFSESVKPKEFMETLLQKLKDSLAIALVHFYPLAGRLSTLKTDNSRSHSVFVDCNNSPGARFIHAESDLSVSDILGSTYVPLVVQSLFDHHKALNRDGYTMSLLSIKVTELVDGVFIGLSMNHSLGDGSSFWQFFNSLSEIFNSQEETIGNNNNNNNNALLCLKNPPIIREATGPMYSLPFSEPNESLSQSEPPVLKERMFHFSSETVRSLKSKANQECGTTMISSFQALTALIWRSITRARKLPNDQETTCRFAAGNRSRMNPPLPTNQFGVYISLVKTTTKIGNLLENEFGWIALKLHQAVTEHTGEKISYEIDQMLKSPLPLQAYRLSNLNIVHMGSSPRFNKYGSEFGMGKAVAVRSGYGGKYDGKVSAYPGRQGGASIDLEVCLLPEFMEALESDQEFMSLVSSST; from the exons atggattcttcttcatctgaagTAAGGATAATCTCAAAATGCTTCgtcaaacccaaaaccatccctcaaaaatggaaagaacCTTACCATTTTTCACCAACGGATCATATAATGCTCTCAATCCATTACATCCAAAAGggtcttctttttctcaaacCATCATTTTCTGAATCTGTCAAACCAAAAGAGTTCATGGAGACTTTGCTGCAGAAGCTTAAAGACTCACTAGCCATAGCACTTGTCCATTTCTATCCTCTTGCAGGTCGTCTCTCTACTTTGAAAACCGACAATTCAAGATCTCACTCTGTGTTTGTGGATTGTAATAATAGTCCTGGTGCTAGATTTATCCATGCTGAATCAGATCTAAGTGTGTCAGACATTCTTGGATCCACATATGTTCCTTTGGTTGTTCAATCTCTCTTTGATCATCACAAAGCATTGAATCGTGATGGTTACACCATGAGTCTCTTATCAATCAAG GTAACAGAACTGGTAGATGGAGTGTTCATAGGATTGTCTATGAATCATTCCCTTGGAGATGGAAGTTCCTTCTGGCAGTTCTTCAACTCTTTGTCTGAGATCTTCAATtcacaagaagaaaccattgggaataacaacaacaacaacaacaacgcaTTGCTCTGTCTCAAGAATCCTCCAATCATTCGTGAAGCGACCGGTCCTATGTACAGCCTTCCCTTTAGTGAACCTAATGAGTCCCTTAGTCAATCCGAACCTCCGGTTTTGAAGGAGAGGATGTTCCATTTCTCATCAGAAACAGTGAGATCGCTGAAATCAAAGGCGAATCAAGAATGCGGAACAACAatgatctcttcttttcaGGCTCTGACCGCATTGATATGGAGAAGCATTACAAGAGCAAGAAAACTACCAAATGATCAAGAAACTACTTGCAGGTTTGCTGCTGGAAACAGATCAAGAATGAATCCACCATTGCCGACGAATCAATTTGGAGTTTACATCTCTCTTGTGAAAACGACTACTAAAATCGGTAATCTACTGGAGAATGAGTTTGGATGGATTGCTTTGAAACTGCATCAAGCTGTTACCGAACACACTGGCGAAAAGATCTCTTACGAAATAGATCAAATGTTGAAGTCTCCTTTACCGTTGCAAGCATATCGACTTTCCAATTTGAACATAGTTCACATGGGAAGTTCTCCAAGGTTTAACAAGTACGGAAGCGAGTTTGGGATGGGGAAAGCGGTGGCGGTTAGAAGCGGTTATGGCGGTAAGTATGACGGGAAGGTATCAGCTTATCCAGGAAGACAAGGAGGAGCAAGTATAGATTTGGAAGTATGTCTACTTCCAGAGTTTATGGAAGCTTTGGAATCAGATCAAGAGTTCATGtctcttgtctcttcttccacCTGA